CTGCTGGAATTACGATGAGCTGGTAGACGAGGGTGACGACACGAAGTTGTTGTGTGGTCGTTGCGGCGATGTGGTCGCCTCGATCGGATGACTGCCCGCGCCGTCGGCTTGTTGGCCGCAACCGTCCTGCTGCTCGACCGCCTGACCAAGATGCTACTGCTCGAGTATCTTCCGCGCGGCGGCTACGTCGAAGTCATCCCCGGTTTCTTCTCGCTTGTCCACGTTCGCAACACCGGCGCTGCCTTCGGCTTGCTGGCCCACGACGGCTGGACCTGGCGCAGCGTTCTGCTGTCGGTAGTGGCCGCGGCGGCCGTGATCGGCTTGGGCTGGCTGGTTTCCAAGGTGCCCGTGGAGCGCAGGGCCTACAGGGCATCGCTGGCGGCCATCATGGGTGGCGCGTTGGGAAACCTCTGGGACAGGGTCGCGCACGGCGCGGTACTCGATTTTGCAGACTTCTACCTGGGCGCGTGGCACTGGCCGGCCTTCAACGTGGCCGACAGTGCCATCAGCGTGGGCGTGGTGGTGCTGCTTTGGTGTACCTGGCGCGAAGGACCGACTGCCTGATCTACTGGTGCGCCCGGCCCCCGGCGTCACTCCAGCGGGAAGGGCTGTTGACGATCCGGGCTTCGGCTGGAACCATGTGCACAGGGCGCTCGGCCAGAGTGTCGCCCTTTTGTCACCATTGGAGGAAAATATGTACACAGGAAAATTTGCAGCCTTTTCATTGGCGATGGTCTTTGTCGCCGCCTGCGCGTCGGGCCCTCTTACCCAGCGCGAAAAAGGGACCATCACCGGGGCGCTGCTGGGAGCGGGGACCGGTGCCATCATCGGTAACCAGGGTGGCAACGCAGCCGAGGGTGCGGCCATCGGGGCTGCGCTCGGGGCGCTGAGCGGGGCCAGGGCCGGTGATCAGCAGCAGCGACAGAGCGAGGATCTCGACGGGCTTGAGCGCAAGCTGGACGAGCAGGAGCGCGAAATCGAAAACCAGAAACGCCAGATAGAAGAGCTGGAGGCGCGATGAGATCAGCCCAGGTAAAAGGTTCTCAGCTATCCAGGCTGCGCTTGCTTGCGGTTCTTCCCGCGATCGCCCTCCTGCTGGCTTCCTGCGCGTCGGGGCCGGCCACCCAGCGCGAAAGGTCTACCGCCACCGGGGCGCTGATCGGCGCCGGCGCCGGCGCTATCATCGGCAACCAGAGCGGTGACGCGGCCGAGGGTGCTGCCATAGGTGCCGCATTGGGTGCCTTGACGGGTGCCGCCGCGGGAGACCAACAGCAACAGGCCCGCCAGCGGGGCCAGCGAATCCAACGCCGCCTGGCGGCCCAGGAGCGCGAGCTGGAGCGCAATCGTCGCCTGCTGGCCAGGCTCAGGGCACGCGACCTCTCGGCGACGGAGTCTGACCGTGGCGTCGTGGTTACCTTGCCCGACGTATTGTTCGAGTTCGGTAGTTCATCGCTCACCCGCGCGGCCAAGCGCAAGACCAGGGACGTGGCCGACATCGTGAGTGCCGAGGCTCCGGGCCGCCGCGTGATGGTTGAGGGGCACACCGATTCGATCGGGGCTGCTCTGTACAACCAGGGTCTCTCTGAACGCCGTGCCCGCGTGGTCGCGGAGTCGCTGTCTACGCATGGAGTTTCGCCGGCGCTGGTCAAGGCGGGCGGCTACGGCGAAAAATACCCGGTGGCGCCAAACGCCCACCCGGACGGCAGCGACAATCCCACGGGACGCGCGCGCAACAGGCGAGTTGAGGTAGTTATCCTCAACTGACAACCGGGAGCAGCCCGCAAAAAAAAGGGCCGCCCCAGTGGGGGCGGCCCTGCGTATTCCAAGCCTGTTGGTCCTTGACGACTCAGCCGTCGTAGTACAGGGCCAACTCCCAGGGATGCGGACGCAGCTTCATGTCGGTGACCTGGGCCTGCTTCATGTCGATCCAGGTCTCAAGCAGGCCCTCGTTGAACACGTCGCCCTTGAGCAGGAAGTCGTGGTCCTTGGTCAGGGCCGCCAGCGAGTCTTCGAGCGAAGAGGGCACGCTTGCTACCTTTGCCTTGCGAAGCTCGGCCTTTGACAGCGAGTAGATGTCCTTGTCCAAGGGCTGTCCCGGGTCCAGTTTCCGCTCGATGCCGTCCAGTCCCGCCATCAGCATGGCCGCAAACGCCAAGTAGGGGTTGGCCATCGGGTCTGGAAAGCGAACCTCAATGCGCTTGGCCTTGGGTGAAGGCGAGTAGGTCGGGATTCTCACCGCGGCTGAGCGGTTGCGGCTCGAGTAGGCCAGGTTGATCGGAGCCTCGAAGCCCGGCACCAGCCGGCGGTAGGAGTTCGTGGTCGGGTTGGTGAACGAGCACAAGGCCGGTGCGTGTTGCAGTATGCCGGCTATGTAGTGCATGGCGGTCTTCGACATGCCCGCGTACTCGTTACCGGCGAAGGTCGGCTTGTTGCCCTTCCAGATCGACTGGTGGGTGTGCATGCCGGTACCGTTGTCTCCAAACACGGGCTTGGGCATGAACGTGGCCGTCTTGCCGTTGCGGCGAGCTACGTTCTTGACGACGTACTTGTACCAGAGCAACGCGTCGCCCATTGGTACCAGCGGCAGGCGGTAGAGGTCTATCTCTGCCTGGCCGGCGGTCGCCACTTCATGGTGATGCTTCTCGACGTGCAGGCCCACTTCTTCCATGGTCTGTACCATCTCGGTGCGCAGGTCGCTCATGCTGTCGACCGGCGAAACCGGGAAGTAGCCTTCCTTGTAGCGTGGCTTGTGGCCCAGGTTCTGGCCGCCGTCCTCGCCGGTGTTCCACTGGCCCTCGACCGAGTCGACTTCGTAGAAGGCCGAGTTTTCGGTCTGGTCGTAGCGAACGCTGTCGAAGACGAAGAACTCGGGCTCGGGGCCGAACACAGCGTCGGAGCCCAGTCCGGTGGACTTCAGGAAGTTGACTGCTTTCGCACCGATGTAGCGGGGGTCCCTGTCGTAGGGCTCCCGCGTCATCGGGTCTTCGATGTTGCACACCAGTGACAGCGTGGGTCGCTCAAAGAACGGGTCGATGACCGCGCTGTCGGGGTCCGGGATGACCAGCATGTCGGAGTTGTCGATGGTCTTCCAGCCGCGGATAGAAGATCCGTCAAAGCCCAAGCCGTTCTCAAATACGTCTTCTTCGAACTCGCTCAGTGGGGTCGTGAAGTGCTGCCAGGTTCCGGGAAGGTCGCAGAACTTGTAGTCGATCATCTCGACGCCGTTCTTCTTTGCATTGGCGATGACCTTGGCGCCCGCCGATGCCTTTGCAGCCGACCTGCTCTTTTTTGTCTGGGTTTTCTTTTTCGTTGCCATGTCGGGGTGGTTCTCCTTAAGCGCTTAGTGTTGCGATGCTGGCCTCGTGCATTCGGCGGGGCCGTGGGGGTCGTTCAAGTCTGTATAGTCCAAAGCGGTAACATTAAAAAACGGGCCGGCACATGACCGACCCGTCCGGGGATCCCTCGTGAATGCTTCCCCGTACGAGTTTGGCTACAGGGCTTCCTCTCCACGCTCGCCGGTTCGGATGCGAATCACTTCGCTTATGTCGGATACGAAGATCTTGCCGTCACCGATTCTTCCGGTCTTGGCGGTCGAGGCTATGGTTTCAACCACGCTGTCTACCTGATTGTCGCTGATTATGACCTCGATTTTCACCTTGGGCAGAAAGTCTACGACGTACTCGGCTCCACGGTACAACTCGGTGTGGCCGCGCTGACGCCCGAACCCCTTTACCTCGCTCACGGTTATTCCCTGGACGCCTACGCCACCCAGGGCTTCTTTTACTTCGTCCAGTTTGAACGGCTTAATAATTGCTTCGATTCTTTTCATTTTTCATGGCCTCCAGTCAGCAGGGGCGCTCTCCGTTCCAAGCGGCGTATATTAGTCAATAGACCCGGTGTGTAAAGGGAGTGAGCAGTATTTTTTGCCGTCCTGGACAAGGATACCGCCACGGCTCGCTCCTCAGCACCGCACCCCTTGTTAGCAAGGCCGGTGCCAGACCTCTCGAGCCGGCGATCCACGCCAACCGTGGGTTCTTTTCAGCAGGAGGTGCTGAGGAGCGGCCTTCGGCTGCACGAAAAACCGGCACTGCACGTGTCTTGGGCAGGTTCAGGAGGCCAATCCGGCTTCTTTGAGAGTCTGCCAGGCCGCGTTTATGTCTTTCATTCGGCGTTCGGCCAGGTCCCGGAACTCCGGGCCCAGCTGGCGGACCCTGTCGGGGTGATTCTCGAGCGAAAGGTTGCGCCATGCTGTCTTGATCTGCTCGGCCGAGGCGTTTCGATCCTGCCCCAGCGTGGCCAGGGCCCGGTCTACCTGTGATTCGTGGTCGGCCCGCGCCTGCCCGGCCCCGCCGGCGTAAGCTCCAGCTCCAGCAAAGGCGCCCAGGCCCAGGAGATTGACCACCTGTTCGAGAAAGAGTTGTTCGGGCTCGCTGACCTCGCCGTCTGCCCTTGCGACCTCGCCCAGTAATTCGAGCAACATCAGCCTTTCGCGTAACCCGAAGCGGTTGGAGAACTCGTGGCACAGAGATTCAACCGACTCCTGGGAGCTGGCCGCATCCTTGATGAGGTCGCGGATCCACAGCAGCCGTTCGTCTCGGTAGCCGAGCCGATGGTGGAAGAACTCGCGTATTACGCTGACTTCACGGCGGTCGAGATTGCCGTCCACCTGCGCCATGCGGGTCATGAGGGCGACCAGCAGCTCAACGAAGCGGTTGTGGGCCTCGGTCTGGCTCTTCGTGTAGAACTCGACCGCACGGTGGCGTAGCCACCAGCTTATGGCAGCCCCGGCTACTCCTACTACCACCACGAAGGCCAGCAGCAGGCGCAGCACGCCTATGAGTAGCGGGGATCCTCCCACCAGCAGCAACAGCAGGGCGATCCAAAGACACCCGAGGTTTCCCCTGTAGCTCATAGTCTAAGCCGCTTTTTTCCGCCGGAAACAAAGTGGTCGGGGTGAGAGGATTTGAACCTCCGGCTCCTGCGACCCGAACGCAGTACTCTACCAGACTGAGCTACACCCCGAACTAGAAACCGGGAAACGAGGGTGGAATACCACGCCCACCGCCAAAAGCGAAGCCCGTAGGCAGGGGGGTCTTGTCAGGCGGCGTGCATGGCGGCGATGGTCTCGCTGTAATCGGCGGCGCCGAATATCCCGGATCCCGACACGACCACGTCAACGCCGGCTTCTACGACCCTCGAGATGTTGTCGGCTTTTACGCCACCGTCGACTTCAAGCAAGCATTTACTGCCCGTTTTCTTCTTGAGATCGCTCAGGGTTTGCAGCTTGGGCAGGGAGTTTTCCATGAAACTCTGACCACCGAAACCGGGCACCACGCTCATTATGAGTATCATCGCCGCCCTCTCGATCCAGGGCGAGACGGCTTCTACCGGTGTTGCAGGGTTGATGGCCAGCGACGCACGGCAGCCGTGGCTTTCTATGGCCGACAGGGCGGCTTCGACGTCGTCGACAACTTCGCAATGCACGGTGATCCAGTCGGCTCCCGCCCGGACGAAGGACTCGACGAAATCAAGGGGTTTTTCGACCATGAGGTGGACGTCCAGCGGCAGCTCGGTGGCCTTGTCCAGGGCCCCCACCAGGTCGGGGCCCAGGGTGAGGTTGGGTACGAAGTGGCCGTCCATGACGTCCACGTGGATGAGGTCGGCACCGGCCAGTTCAACCGCGCGGGCTTCTTCGGCCAGGCGACCGAAGTCGGCGGCGAGTATGGATGGAGCGATAAGGGCCATGCGCGTTTATACGGATCGTGTCCGGGACGGGCAAACGCCGGTCGCTGCCCGCGGCGTCGCGGCTGCCTGAAGGCCGGTCTCAGCGACGGCGCAGCCGCGCGGCAAAGAAGCCGTCGCAGCCGTGCAGGTGAGGAAAGGTACGAAGCCGCCCGCGGGCATCGAGCAGGGGCTGCAGGCAGGCGGCTGCCTCATCGTTGGCCACCGGTTCGGTGAAGTCGTCGTTCTCGGCCAGGAAACGGTCTACCACTGCGTCGTTTTCGGCGTCCACCAGTGTGCAGGTCGAGTAGACCAGCACCCCGCCCGGAGCAACGCGCTCGGCGGCGAGCTGCAGTAGCTCGCCTTGTCGGGACGCGAGGTCGGCGAGGTCCGACGGCTGTCGTCGCCAACGTATTTCAGGGTTCTGCCTCAGGGTTCCCAATCCCGAGCAGGGCGCGTCGACCAGTACGGCGTCAAAATCGTCGTCCGTGTCGAGCTGCCGCAACGTGCAGGCGTGGAATTCCACGTTTTCCTGTCCGCTGGCCTCCAGGGTCAAGGCCACGCGGGATCGGGCTCCACGAGCCGGGTCGACTGCAATCACGTGCCCATTTTCGCCGCCCGGTCCCTGGCCTGCCAGGCGTGCCGCGTAGGCGGTTTTACCACCGGGCGCGGCGCAGGCGTCGAGCACGCGCTGCCCGGGTCGGGGGTCGAGATACAACACGACCAGCTGCGAGGCCTCGCCCTGGGACACGGCTATGCCACTCCAGTCCCCGGTGTTGAGAGCCAGCAACGCGTCGGGGGCGTAGTGCGCAGCTGTTGCCTCTACCCCGCGCGCGGCCAACTCGGCCAGGGCCTGTTCACGTGGCAGCAGGCAGCGCAGCACGGTGGGCGCGGCCGTGTTGTTGGCCGCCAGCAACGCAACGGTCTCGTCTTTACCGAGCTGGTCGAGCCAGTCCTGCACCAGCCACCGCGGGTGCGAGTATTCCAGCGACAGTCGTGCCGCTGTTCCCACCCTCGCGGCATCGGGCAGCGCTGGAGCGCCCTGTCGTATGGCCCTGCGGAGCACGGCGTTGACCATGCCCGCGGCGCGGCGCTGGTGGCGACGCGCGAGGTCTACCGAACTGTTGACCGCGGCCCACTCGGGTACGCGGTCGAGGTGGCGCAGCTGGAACAGCCCGAGCCTGATGGCTTCGAGCACCGGAGCATCGATGGCGCTGAGCTTGCGGTTCGAAAGCGTTTTTATCTCGTGGTCCAGTGCCAGGCGCCAGGCCAGCGATCCGTATACCAGCAGCGTGGCCAGTGCGCTGTCACGTCGGTCGAGCTGGTCGAGCTCCAGCTGACGGGACAGGGCGGCGTCGGAGAAGGCGCCCACGTTTACCCGCAGCAACACCTCCAGGGCCACCGATCGTGAATCAGCTTTCATCGCCCAGTTGTGATGGTTGGCTGGACGGTCCCAGCCCGCGCAGCCAGGAATCACAGTCCATGGGTTTTTTGCCCTCGGGCTGTACGCGCAGCAGTCTCAGTGCGCCCCGGCCGCAGGCTACCAGCAGCCCCCGCTCCCATGACAGCACGCGCCCGGGTTCGCCCGCCGCCGCGTCGGTGGTGGCAGCCCCGGCATCGGCCATGATCTCTACGCTCAGCACTTTCAGGCGCCGGTCGCCCAGGGTGGTAAAAGCCCCGGGCCGGGGATGGAAGGCGCGCACCTGTCGATCGATCTCGACCGCGTCTCGGCTCCAGTCCACACGCATGTCTTCGTTTTGCAGCGCCGGGGCCCAGCTGGCCAGCGAGTCGTCCTGGGGGGTCCAGTCGGCCGTGCCGTTGGCTATACGCTGCACTGCCCGCTCGAGCAGGCGGGCCGAAAGATCAGCCAGCGTTGCGCGCAGTTCTCCACCGTCGGTCTGCCCGCTGAGCGTTACTTTCTCGGTCAACAGCACGTCGCCCTCGTCGAGTCCGGCGTTGACCCGCATGATGCTCACCCCGCTTTCGCTGCGGCCCTCCATTATGGCGCGCTCTATGGGTGCGGCTCCACGCAGGTGGGGGAGCAGCGACGCGTGGGCGTTGATGCAGCCCAGCCGTGGCAGCTCGAACAAGGAGGCCGGCAGTATCCTGCCGTAGGCCACCACTACGCCGAGGTCGGGGCGCAGGTCGCGGAGCCGGGAGTGGACGCCGGCGTCGGCCGGATCGGTGGGCTGCAACACTTCTATTCCGTGCCTGAGGGCGAGTTCCTTGACGGCCGGTTGCCGCAGCTTGCGGCCTCGCCCACTGGGCCTGTCGGGGCGCGTGAGCACGGCCACTACCCTGTGCGGCCCGGCCAGCAGCCGGTCGAGCGAGAGTGCCGCAAAGGGCGGTGTTCCCATGAACAGCAGGCGCAGGCTGCCGTCGGGATCGGGGGGCGGCTGTTCGTCGGCCGCGGCTATGGGTTTTGCCTGCAAGGGTTCGCCCACCGTTTCAGATGCGTGGCACTCCGTCGTCGGGCAGCTCGCCGCTGCGTTTAATTTTCTTCAGCCGCTTGCGATACAGGCTCCGCTTCAGCGGCGACAGGTGATCGAGAAAGAGTTTGCCGTCGAGGTGATCTATCTCGTGTTGGAGGCACACCGCTTGCAGCCCGGTGGCCTCGATGCGGACTTCTTCCTGGTCCACGCTCCAGCCGCTCACCAGCACCCTAGCCGAGCGTTGCACCTCGGCGGTGTAGTCCACCACGCTCAGGCAGCCTTCTTCCCAGGTGATGTCACCCTCGGCTTCGACGACCTCGGGGTTGACCAGGCACAGGGGTGCCAGTCCACGGTTCTCACTGTCGGTGTCCACCACGATGGCGCGCTCGAGCAGGCCCACCTGCGGCGC
The Candidatus Binatota bacterium DNA segment above includes these coding regions:
- the lspA gene encoding signal peptidase II — protein: MTARAVGLLAATVLLLDRLTKMLLLEYLPRGGYVEVIPGFFSLVHVRNTGAAFGLLAHDGWTWRSVLLSVVAAAAVIGLGWLVSKVPVERRAYRASLAAIMGGALGNLWDRVAHGAVLDFADFYLGAWHWPAFNVADSAISVGVVVLLWCTWREGPTA
- a CDS encoding OmpA family protein, with the protein product MRSAQVKGSQLSRLRLLAVLPAIALLLASCASGPATQRERSTATGALIGAGAGAIIGNQSGDAAEGAAIGAALGALTGAAAGDQQQQARQRGQRIQRRLAAQERELERNRRLLARLRARDLSATESDRGVVVTLPDVLFEFGSSSLTRAAKRKTRDVADIVSAEAPGRRVMVEGHTDSIGAALYNQGLSERRARVVAESLSTHGVSPALVKAGGYGEKYPVAPNAHPDGSDNPTGRARNRRVEVVILN
- the glnA gene encoding type I glutamate--ammonia ligase encodes the protein MATKKKTQTKKSRSAAKASAGAKVIANAKKNGVEMIDYKFCDLPGTWQHFTTPLSEFEEDVFENGLGFDGSSIRGWKTIDNSDMLVIPDPDSAVIDPFFERPTLSLVCNIEDPMTREPYDRDPRYIGAKAVNFLKSTGLGSDAVFGPEPEFFVFDSVRYDQTENSAFYEVDSVEGQWNTGEDGGQNLGHKPRYKEGYFPVSPVDSMSDLRTEMVQTMEEVGLHVEKHHHEVATAGQAEIDLYRLPLVPMGDALLWYKYVVKNVARRNGKTATFMPKPVFGDNGTGMHTHQSIWKGNKPTFAGNEYAGMSKTAMHYIAGILQHAPALCSFTNPTTNSYRRLVPGFEAPINLAYSSRNRSAAVRIPTYSPSPKAKRIEVRFPDPMANPYLAFAAMLMAGLDGIERKLDPGQPLDKDIYSLSKAELRKAKVASVPSSLEDSLAALTKDHDFLLKGDVFNEGLLETWIDMKQAQVTDMKLRPHPWELALYYDG
- a CDS encoding P-II family nitrogen regulator encodes the protein MKRIEAIIKPFKLDEVKEALGGVGVQGITVSEVKGFGRQRGHTELYRGAEYVVDFLPKVKIEVIISDNQVDSVVETIASTAKTGRIGDGKIFVSDISEVIRIRTGERGEEAL
- a CDS encoding J domain-containing protein; protein product: MSYRGNLGCLWIALLLLLVGGSPLLIGVLRLLLAFVVVVGVAGAAISWWLRHRAVEFYTKSQTEAHNRFVELLVALMTRMAQVDGNLDRREVSVIREFFHHRLGYRDERLLWIRDLIKDAASSQESVESLCHEFSNRFGLRERLMLLELLGEVARADGEVSEPEQLFLEQVVNLLGLGAFAGAGAYAGGAGQARADHESQVDRALATLGQDRNASAEQIKTAWRNLSLENHPDRVRQLGPEFRDLAERRMKDINAAWQTLKEAGLAS
- the rpe gene encoding ribulose-phosphate 3-epimerase, whose protein sequence is MALIAPSILAADFGRLAEEARAVELAGADLIHVDVMDGHFVPNLTLGPDLVGALDKATELPLDVHLMVEKPLDFVESFVRAGADWITVHCEVVDDVEAALSAIESHGCRASLAINPATPVEAVSPWIERAAMILIMSVVPGFGGQSFMENSLPKLQTLSDLKKKTGSKCLLEVDGGVKADNISRVVEAGVDVVVSGSGIFGAADYSETIAAMHAA
- the rsmB gene encoding 16S rRNA (cytosine(967)-C(5))-methyltransferase RsmB; this translates as MKADSRSVALEVLLRVNVGAFSDAALSRQLELDQLDRRDSALATLLVYGSLAWRLALDHEIKTLSNRKLSAIDAPVLEAIRLGLFQLRHLDRVPEWAAVNSSVDLARRHQRRAAGMVNAVLRRAIRQGAPALPDAARVGTAARLSLEYSHPRWLVQDWLDQLGKDETVALLAANNTAAPTVLRCLLPREQALAELAARGVEATAAHYAPDALLALNTGDWSGIAVSQGEASQLVVLYLDPRPGQRVLDACAAPGGKTAYAARLAGQGPGGENGHVIAVDPARGARSRVALTLEASGQENVEFHACTLRQLDTDDDFDAVLVDAPCSGLGTLRQNPEIRWRRQPSDLADLASRQGELLQLAAERVAPGGVLVYSTCTLVDAENDAVVDRFLAENDDFTEPVANDEAAACLQPLLDARGRLRTFPHLHGCDGFFAARLRRR
- a CDS encoding methionyl-tRNA formyltransferase, which translates into the protein MGEPLQAKPIAAADEQPPPDPDGSLRLLFMGTPPFAALSLDRLLAGPHRVVAVLTRPDRPSGRGRKLRQPAVKELALRHGIEVLQPTDPADAGVHSRLRDLRPDLGVVVAYGRILPASLFELPRLGCINAHASLLPHLRGAAPIERAIMEGRSESGVSIMRVNAGLDEGDVLLTEKVTLSGQTDGGELRATLADLSARLLERAVQRIANGTADWTPQDDSLASWAPALQNEDMRVDWSRDAVEIDRQVRAFHPRPGAFTTLGDRRLKVLSVEIMADAGAATTDAAAGEPGRVLSWERGLLVACGRGALRLLRVQPEGKKPMDCDSWLRGLGPSSQPSQLGDES
- the def gene encoding peptide deformylase, whose product is MAILSIHTFPDPLLTRTSERVAQIDGRVAGYVADMVETMYAANGIGLAAPQVGLLERAIVVDTDSENRGLAPLCLVNPEVVEAEGDITWEEGCLSVVDYTAEVQRSARVLVSGWSVDQEEVRIEATGLQAVCLQHEIDHLDGKLFLDHLSPLKRSLYRKRLKKIKRSGELPDDGVPRI